The Kitasatospora albolonga nucleotide sequence CCGTCCGGCCCGTTCGGGCCGGGGCGGAACCGGCCGAGGTCGACCTGTATGGCATCGCCCGCCGTGAGCGCCGCCGCCGCTTCCTGGACCGTCTCGATGCCCAGGTCGTAGGCGAAGTGGTTGAGCGTCCCGCCGGGGAAGACCGCCAGCGGCATCCCGTGCGTCGCCGCGACGGAAGCCGCCAGGTTGACCGTACCGTCGCCGCCGCAGACGCCCAGGGCCCTGCCCCGGCCCGCCGCCTTCTCCATGGCGGTGGACAGATCGGCGGGCGCGCACGCGACCACCTCGGCGAGCGGCAGCGCCTCGCGGACCAGGGACGCGGTCGCGGTGGCCGTCCCGGACGCCTCGTTCACCACCACCACGAGCCCCTTCCCGCCGGGCAGCGCGGGGGCCTCGCCGGGCGGGCGGCCGGGGGCGGGCAGCTGGCCCCGGGTGGGGACCACCCCGCGCAGGGCGAACGCGGCTCCTACGCCGAGCGCCGCCCCGGCCAGCACATCGCTCGGATAGTGGACCCCCGTGTAGACGCGGGAGGCGGCCACCGCCGCCGCGACGGGTGCGACCACCGCGCCCCACCCCTTCGACTCCAGCGCCACCCCGGTGGCGAAGGCCGCGGCGGAGGCCGCGTGGCCGGAGGGGAAGGAGGTGGTCACCGGCTGCCGCTTCAGCTGCCGCATGACCGGCACATGATCGAGTATCGGCCGCTGCCGCCGCACCGCGCCCTTGCCGACGGTGTTGATCGCCGCCGAGGCCACGGCCAGCGACGCGACCCCGCGCAGCGCGGCCCGGCGGGACCGGGCGCTGGAGCCGAGGGCCGCGATACCGACCGCCGTCCCGAACCAGAGCAGCCCGTGGTTGGCGCTCCGGCTCAGCCGGGGCAGCAGGGGATCGGCGCCGGGCCAGTGGCGGCCCGCGACGCTGTGGAAGACGGCGAGATCCCGTCCTTGCAGCCAGCCGCGCCACCGGGCGGTGGCGGAGGCGGCGGTCGGAGTGTTCGATGACGACATGGGCGACATGGCTCAGCGAATACCCGGCCGTCCGCCGCTGAACCAGCAGGCGCGCTGAGAGCCTCACCACGCGGCGCCCATGACCGGCACAACGGCTCAGGCTCGCCCGCGTGCGCAATTGAGCGGGCGGCCCGGCCCGAACCTCCGTATAAAGGGCCTCAGAGCGCCCCGGAGCCGTACGGGAAGTGCGGGACGTACGGGAAGCGGCGGCGGAGGAGGCCGGAATGCACGAGGACCACGGGCCCGTCCGCTACGGGCCGCCCGCCCCCGACCCCGGCCTCCCCGTCCTGCCCGAGCTGGCCGCCGTCCTCGCCGCGGCGGCGGACCGCACCCGCCCCGAACCGCCCGGCGGCGGCCGTGTCCTGCGCGAGGCGGCCTGCGCCCACTGGGAGCGGCGCGGGCTCCACGGCGGGCCGGAGGACATCGTGGCGGCCCCCGGCGCCCAGCCCCTCCTCCTGGCCCTGATCGCTGCGCACGGCGGTGACGTCCTGATGCCGCGCCCCTGCCCGGCCACCTGGATGCCGCAGGCCCGGCTGCTCGGCAGGCCCGCCTACCAGGTGCCGACGCCCGCCGAGTGCGGAGGCGTACCCGACCCGTACGCCCTGCTGGAGACCGTGCGCCGGGTACGCGCCGAGGGCGGTCGGCCGAAACTGCTGGTGCTCTCCGTCGCCGACGACCCCACCGCCACCGTCGCCCCGCCCGAGCTGGTGCGGGAGGCGTGCGAGGCGGCGGTCGGCGAGGGGTTGCACATCATCAGCGACGAGACCTGGCGCGACACCGTGCACCGGCCCCGCGACACCGTCCTGATCGGCCCCGCCGAGATGTGCCCCGACGACGTCACGGTCATCAGCGACCTGTCCGGCGCCCTCACCCCCGCCGCCTGGCCCCTCGCCGTCGCCCGCTTCCCGGAGAACGCGCGGGCCGCCGTGCGCCGGGCCCGGACGCTGGACATCCTGACCGCGCTCGGCGCCCTGGTCGCCGGTCCGCTGGCGCCCCCCGCCGCCCACGCCCTCGGCGAGCCCGAAGCCGTACGGGAGAGAATCCGGCAGGCCGCGGGGCTCCAGGCCCAGGTGGCCGCCGCCGCCCACCGCGCGGTTCTCGCCTCCGGCGCCCTGGCCCGCCCCCCGCAGGCGGGCCGCCACCTCTACGCGGACCTCGGCCCGCTCCGCTCCCGGCTGGCGGAGCTCGGCGTCACGGACTCCATGGAGCTGGAGGAGTACCTCACCGACCGGCTCGGCGCCCCCGCCCCGGGCGGCCACCGCTTCGGCGACGAGCTGGGCGCCCTGCGCGTACGGCTGGCCACCGGGCCCCTGCTGGGCGCCACGCCGGAGGAGCAGCGGGAGTCCCTGACGGCGGCGGAGCCGCTGGAGCTGCCGCACGTCGGGCGGGCGCTGTCCACGTTCGCGGCGGCCTTCGGGGAGCTCCGGTGAGGTGAGCCGAGGCCGGATGGCGTAAAGGTCCGGAGAGCCGGGCCGCAGGCATGTGCCTCAGCCCGTCGCGTCGCCCGTCCCGTGGCCGAACCGCGCCCGCAGCCTCCGCCACACCGCCGGAGCCCCGCTGATCAGCACGGTCAGCGCCACCGCCGCGACCACGCCCTGCCACGGCTCGGGGAAGAGCGAACCGCCCAGGACCCCGATCAGCTGGTATGTCGCCGCCCACGCCAGACACGCCGGCACATCGCCCCGCGCGAACGTCTTCAGCGGCATCTTCCCCAGCAGGCACGCCAGCATCACCGGAATCCGCCCGGCCGGCACCAGCCGGGAGAGCACCAGCACCGTCCCGCCGTGCCCGGCCAGCTTCTCCTGCGCCTGGGCCAGCCGCTCCGGCGCGGCCCGCCGGGTGAGCGCCTCCAGCCACTTCGAGCCGTTCTTCGAGCGCACCCCGCGCTGCCCCAGCCAGTACAGACAGACATCCCCCAGGAACGCCGCCGCCGAGGCCACCAGGAAGACGAAGAGCAGCGAGAACGGTGACGTCTGGTGGAACGCCACCACCGCCGCCGAACTCACCAGCGCCCCTGTCGGAATCACCGGCACCAGCGAACCCAGTGCCACCAGGAGGAACAGCGTCGGATAGCCCACGGCCTGCTGGGTCGACTCGGTGGGCAGCTCCCGCACCACCGACTGGAGCTCCTGGATCACCGCTCGGCCTCCGGCCGCACCCGCTCGCCGTGGGAGAGGAGATGCACCGCCACCTCCGGTGCCCGGAGGCCCGCCTGCCGGACGAACTCATCACCCGGCCCGTGGAACTCGTGAGGCCGCACCCCGTCGAGGCCGATCGGCCAGTACGTGCCGTAGTGCACGGGCACCGCCGAGCGCGGCTCCAGCAGGGTCAGCGCCTCGGCGGCCAGGGACGCGTCCAGATGCCCCTGCCCGAGATACGGGCCCCAGCCGCCCACCGGCAGCAGCGCCACATCGACCGGGCCCACCGCGTCGGCCATCTCGTCGAAGAGCCCGGTGTCCCCGGCGAAGTACGTCCGGGCCTCGCCCTCGACCACGTAACCGAGCGCGGGCACCCGGCGCGGCCCGACCGGCAGCCGCCGTCCGTCGTGCAGCGCCGGAACCGCCCGCACCCGCACCTCGCCCACCCGGACCTCGTCGCCCGCCCGCACCTCGGTGATCCGGAGGTCCAGCTTCCGGTGCAGCGTCCGCAGCCCCGGCACGGCCGCGACCGCCCCGCTCGGCACGATCAGCCGGGTGCCGGAGGACAGCATGGCCAGCGACGGCAGGTGCAGATGGTCGGAGTGCAGATGCGAGACCAGCACCACCTCGGCGAGCGCGGCCTGCGGCGGCGGCACCTCGCCCCGGCGCCGCCGCAGATGCGCGAAGCGCCGTACGAAGAGGGGGTCGGTCAACACGCGTACCCCGGAGTCCTCGATCGTGCAGGTGGCATGACCCCACCAGGTGACCTCCACCGGCACGTGCCGCCTCCTCGCTGCTCGGCCTCCGCGGGCCCGATGCCCCGGAGCGGTCCACGCCCTACCCGTTACCCGGAAGCGCCGCCGGTACGAGCCTATGCGCCCATGCGCGCTCCCCACGACGGCCGCCGACCGGGACCGACGCTGTGAAAGGCTGGGGACGGGCCCTTGACGGACGGGCCCGTGGTGAAGAAGGCGTGAGGTGGACCGGCGTGGACGAGCGGAGACGACGTACGCCGGGGTGGCCCACGGGGAGACGGCGTACGGCGGAGCGGTCCACGGCGGACCGCCCCCTGCCCGCGCAGTCCGCACCGGGAGGGCGTACGCCGGGGTGGCGCACGGGAGGATGGCGCAAGGCCGGGTGGCGCACAGGCGTGTGGCACACGGCCGGGTGGCGTACGGCGGGCGGTGCGCTCCTGCGGATCATCGCGGTCTGGGCGGTCTCCACCCTCACCATGCTCGTGCTCGCCGGGGCCCTCCCCGACTTCCGGCTCCAGTCCGACGACGGCGACACCATCACCCGTACCGCGTTCACGGCGGCCTGGGGCGCGGGCGCCTTCGGTCTGCTCTCGGCGCTGGTGTGGCCCGTCCTCGTCCGGGCCCTGCTCATCGTGCCCGCGCTCGTGCTCGGCGCGCTGGTCTTCTTCCTCAACGGTTCGCTGCTGCTGATCGCGCTGCGCCTGATCCCGGACGGGCGCGGGGACGCCGCCCCCGAGACCGCCGTCGTGGTCGCCGCCGTGATGTCCGCCGTCGCCTCCGCCACCTCCACCGCCCTCGCCGTCCGCGACGACGAGGCATACCGCCGCAGGCTCTCCCGCCTCGCCGACCGGCGCCGCAGACGCGGCTCCCCGGACACGCTGGAGCCCGACCGCGACGGACCGCCCGGCACCGTCTTCCTCCAGCTCGACGGCGTCGGCCACGACGTCCTGGTGAAGGCCGCCGCCGACGGGCTCATGCCGACCGTCGCGGGCTGGCTCGCCGACTCCTCCGGCCACCGCCTCACCCCCTGGCGCACCGACTGGTCCAGCCAGACCGGCGCCAGCCAGCTGGCCATCCTGCACGGCTCCAACCACGACATCCCCGCCTTCCGCTGGTACGAGAAGGAGACCGGCACCGTCATGGTCTCCAGCCGCCCCGCCAGCGCCCTGGAGATGCAGCGCCGCGCCATCGCCCGCACCCGGGACGGCGGCCTGCTCACCATCGACGGCGCGAGCCGCGGCAACCTCTTCAGCGGCGGCGCCGGACAGCTCGCCCTGGTCCTGTCCATGGCGGCCCGGCGCGGCAAGGGGCGGCGCTCCCGCTCCGGCTACTTCGCCTACTTCTCCGACCCGGCCAACGCCGTCCGCACCGCCCTCTCCTTCGCCGCCGAGGTCGGCCGCGAGATCGGCCAGTCGACCCGGGCCCGCGCCCGGAAGGAGACCCCGAGGGTCAAGCGCGGCGGCCTCTACCCCTTCATCCGGGCCTTCGCCACCGTCGTGGAGCGCGATGTGGTGGTAGCCGCCGTCCTGGGGGACATGTTCGCCGGACGCACCGCCGTCTACGCCGACCTGGTCGCCTACGACGAGGTCGCCCACCACTCCGGACCGCACAGCCGCGACGCCGAGAAGGTCCTCCGGCGGCTCGACCGCTCGCTCGCCCTGATCGCCAAGATCGCCGACCACACCCCGCGCACCTACCGGATCGTGCTCCTCTCCGACCACGGCCAGAGCCCCGGCGAGACCTTCGCCGGGAAGTACGGGCTGACGCTCAAGGACCTCGTACGGGCGGGCTGCGGACTCCCCGTACCGCGTCGGGCACGCGGCACGCACAGCGCCTCCGAGGCCCGTGACGCGGTACGGATCGCCCTGCACCGCCCGCCCGAGGCGGAGGAACCGGAGGCCGAGCACCCGGCCAAGCGCTCCGACCCGATCGTGCTGGCCTCCGGCAACCTCGGCCTGATCTCCTTCCCCGACATCGAGGGGCGCGCCTCGCGCGAGCAGATCGACCGCCGCCACCCGGCGCTGCTCTCCACGCTCGCCAACCATCCGGGGATCGGCTTCCTCCTCGTCCGCAGCGAGGAGCACGGCTCCGTGGTGCTCGGGCCGGGCGGGGCCGAGGTCCCGGTGGCCGAACTGACCGACGGGGAGGGCCCGATCGCGGTCTTCGGCACCGGAGCGGCGGCGGCCGTGCGACGTACCGACACCTTCCCGCACGTCGCCGACATCATGGTCAACTCGATGTACGACCCCGAGTCCGGCACCGTGCACGCCTTCGAGGAGCAGATCGGCTCGCACGGTG carries:
- a CDS encoding phosphoesterase, yielding MSSSNTPTAASATARWRGWLQGRDLAVFHSVAGRHWPGADPLLPRLSRSANHGLLWFGTAVGIAALGSSARSRRAALRGVASLAVASAAINTVGKGAVRRQRPILDHVPVMRQLKRQPVTTSFPSGHAASAAAFATGVALESKGWGAVVAPVAAAVAASRVYTGVHYPSDVLAGAALGVGAAFALRGVVPTRGQLPAPGRPPGEAPALPGGKGLVVVVNEASGTATATASLVREALPLAEVVACAPADLSTAMEKAAGRGRALGVCGGDGTVNLAASVAATHGMPLAVFPGGTLNHFAYDLGIETVQEAAAALTAGDAIQVDLGRFRPGPNGPDGADGYFLNAFSLGAYPELVRTREHWSPRIGGWPAGVLAALHVLRGQRPLEAEFQGRRRPLWLLFVGNGLFQRVGPAPGRRHNLADGLLDVRVVHGGRGPGLRMLAAAVAGPLTRSPAHAAVRRRRVRIAGLAPGTPYAYDGEVAHSGTELLIDKLPEALTVYCPMPV
- a CDS encoding aminopeptidase, yielding MHEDHGPVRYGPPAPDPGLPVLPELAAVLAAAADRTRPEPPGGGRVLREAACAHWERRGLHGGPEDIVAAPGAQPLLLALIAAHGGDVLMPRPCPATWMPQARLLGRPAYQVPTPAECGGVPDPYALLETVRRVRAEGGRPKLLVLSVADDPTATVAPPELVREACEAAVGEGLHIISDETWRDTVHRPRDTVLIGPAEMCPDDVTVISDLSGALTPAAWPLAVARFPENARAAVRRARTLDILTALGALVAGPLAPPAAHALGEPEAVRERIRQAAGLQAQVAAAAHRAVLASGALARPPQAGRHLYADLGPLRSRLAELGVTDSMELEEYLTDRLGAPAPGGHRFGDELGALRVRLATGPLLGATPEEQRESLTAAEPLELPHVGRALSTFAAAFGELR